The following coding sequences are from one Epinephelus fuscoguttatus linkage group LG7, E.fuscoguttatus.final_Chr_v1 window:
- the ikzf4 gene encoding zinc finger protein Eos isoform X1: MGPEVLWDSQVKKKKKKKKKKKNPGDAVVAWENKQLSRQLKGKTPIGRQASGERMNADDCNGRSYAQGNGGESSTEQDFYGGLQGPSARSPNSQQSSPHRSLSANSIKVELCSDDESPGAPQPENREAVRDDSTRDDRGDPMEEGSAEYAGAGRDRGSVYNEMASPNAASPGPIRLPNGKLQCEVCGMICIGPNVLMVHKRSHTGERPFQCNQCGASFTQKGNLLRHIKLHSGEKPFKCPVCNYACRRRDALAGHLRTHAASSPTVGKPFKCSYCSRSYKQQSTLDEHLERCHSYLKSLDHQTTVNAQTAQGEESVNMETVTKPVLQPSSEKIQFVDRLAISITTKRKRSTPQKFLGEKHMSLDLPEAPYELSSGSEKDGDLMSSQPAGDSAGLAGSHFQRSRAKGENHEPPALSQLHPAFLSELRTVMGSIKSNVTPQGPRAHGGGGLAAVSLGLAGREAGEGRDDQRSAHSHTTSPNGCPDSTDTESTAEEQSTRATAPTSTSNNHHLHYQTPALPRSHPTSSPSQAKDSDPEWERACPVPPMIAKRSPVSPLSSMETVQVLDRDSRPVRSFHCRHCRILFLDHVMFTIHMGCHGFHQPFECNICGHRSQDRYEFSSHISRGEHQVG, from the exons ATGGGCCCGGAAGTTCTTTGGGATtcccaggtaaaaaaaaaaaaaaaaaaaaaaaaaaaaaaaaaaaatcccggAGATGCTGTCGTCGCTTGGGAAAACAAACAGCTATCCAGACAATTAAAAGGGAAAACACCGATCGGTCGCCAG GCATCTGGTGAGAGAATGAATGCTGATGACTGCAATGGACGCTCATATGCACAAG GTAATGGAGGAGAGTCATCAACCGAACAGGATTTTTATGGCGGGTTGCAGGGCCCTTCGGCGAGATCTCCAAACAGTCAGCAGTCGTCACCACACCGCTCCCTTAGTG CAAACTCCATCAAGGTTGAGCTGTGCAGCGATGATGAGTCACCAGGTGCTCCACAGCCAGAGAACAGAGAGGCTGTGAGGGACGATAGCACGAGGGATGACAGAGGGGACCCCATGGAAGAAGGGAGTGCAGAGTACGCTGGGGCtggaagagacagagggagcgTTTACAATGAGATGGCCAGTCCAAATGCTGCTTCACCAGGACCTATCCGGCTGCCCAATGGGAAGCTCCAGTGTGAAGTGTGTGGGATGATCTGCATTGGACCCAACGTGCTAATGGTGCACAAGCGTAGCCACACAG GTGAGAGGCCGTTCCAGTGTAATCAGTGTGGAGCTTCCTTCACCCAGAAGGGGAACTTGTTGCGCCACATCAAGTTGCATTCGGGAGAGAAGCCTTTCAAATGTCCTGTTTGCAACTATGCTTGTCGCCGGAGAGATGCCTTGGCTGGACATTTACGCACACATGCAG CTTCTTCTCCAACGGTGGGAAAGCCGTTCAAGTGTAGCTACTGTAGTCGCAGCTACAAACAACAAAGCACACTCGACGAGCATCTAGAGCGCTGCCATAGTTACCTGAAGAGTCTGGACCACCAGACAACAGTCAACGCACAGACGGCACAGG GTGAAGAGTCAGTAAATATGGAGACAGTTACTAAACCTGTGCTGCAGCCATCCAGTGAAAAAATCCAGTTTGTGGATAGACTGGCTATCAGCATCACCACCAAACGCAAGAGGTCAACGCCACAGAAGTTTCTgg gTGAAAAGCACATGAGCCTCGACCTACCTGAAGCACCTTATGAATTGTCCTCTGGCTCTGAGAAGGACGGGGACCTCATGAGCTCTCAGCCTGCTGGAGACTCTGCTGGTTTGGCCGGTTCACATTTCCAACGCAGCAGGGCTAAAGGGGAGAACCATGAGCCACCTGCACTGTCTCAGCTCCATCCTGCCTTCCTGTCGGAGCTACGCACGGTTATGGGCTCCATCAAAAGCAACGTGACTCCTCAGGGCCCCCGAGCCCATGGTGGAGGTGGGCTGGCAGCGGTGTCTCTTGGCCTGGCTGGGCGGGAGGCAGGTGAAGGCCGCGATGACCAGCGCTCAGCCCATAGCCACACCACCTCACCCAATGGCTGCCCTGACTctacagacacagagagcacaGCAGAAGAGCAGAGCACAAGGGCTACAGCCCCGACAAGTACCTCCAACAACCACCACCTCCACTATCAAACCCCAGCACTGCCCCGCAGCCATCCCACTTCCAGCCCCAGCCAGGCCAAAGACTCGGACCCAGAGTGGGAGAGAGCGTGTCCTGTACCCCCCATGATCGCAAAGAGGAGCCCTGTCTCGCCCCTTTCTTCCATGGAGACTGTGCAGGTGTTAGACAGGGACAGCCGGCCTGTGCGCAGCTTCCACTGCCGGCACTGTCGTATCCTCTTCCTGGACCATGTCATGTTCACCATCCACATGGGTTGCCACGGCTTTCACCAACCCTTCGAGTGCAACATCTGTGGCCACCGCAGCCAGGACCGCTACGAGTTCTCGTCTCACATCAGCCGTGGAGAGCATCAGGTGGGCTGA
- the dnajc22 gene encoding dnaJ homolog subfamily C member 22, with translation MVKSVIVAYALWAAGGPLGLHHLYLGRDSHALLWMLTLGGFGFGWVREVIRIPAYVNEANRDGDKERKTPPISGLPPVSPVRFIGQVCVGIYFGTVALIGLNSLSFFYLIVLPLCVGAGVHLVSCIGQQTSDLQKTLTTCLITSPIFYGSTLSPLPISLAASITAAQYRRVKPPRTPGSTQKLGPRLYKLGLAWLAFSAPLGYCIFHNTTATLYYLSDCVAALLDIFWFLPWLRNVLEYILLIPYRVLCVLTGGGYYEDAWRKVLEILLKEYTEREREALQVLSLEVEASLEDITHSYRELAKTWHPDHNPSKDAEAMFLKINEAYEVLLRRHRPHRFK, from the exons ATGGTAAAAAGTGTCATAGTAGCCTACGCCCTGTGGGCAGCAGGTGGTCCTTTGGGCCTTCACCATTTATACTTAGGAAGAGACAGCCATGCTCTGCTATGGATGCTAACCCTGGGAGGATTTGGGTTTGGCTGGGTCAGAGAGGTCATACGTATTCCCGCATATGTTAATGAAGCCAATCGAGacggagacaaagagagaaaaacacctCCCATCTCAGGCCTTCCACCTGTAAGCCCTGTCAGATTCATTGGGCAGGTGTGTGTTGGAATCTACTTTGGCACGGTGGCTCTGATTGGACTGAACTCCCTCAGTTTCTTCTACTTGATCGTCCTGCCTTTATGTGTGGGTGCAGGGGTGCATCTGGTGTCCTGTATTGGTCAGCAGACTTCTGATCTCCAAAAAACGTTGACTACTTGTCTCATAACCTCCCCAATATTCTATGGTAGCACCTTATCACCTCTCCCTATAAGCCTTGCTGCCAGTATCACTGCTGCACAATACCGAAGGGTCAAACCTCCACGGACACCTGGGAGCACACAGAAACTGG GTCCACGGCTTTACAAGCTCGGCCTGGCCTGGCTGGCCTTCTCTGCtccactgggttactgtatttTCCATAACACCACAGCCACTCTGTATTACCTGTCTGACTGTGTAGCAGCACTGCTggatattttctggtttctccCTTGGCTCAGAAATGTGTTAGAGTACATTCTTTTAATTCCATATCGGGTCTTGTGTGTTCTTACTGGAGGGGGGTACTACGAAGACGCTTGGAGGAAGGTGCTGGAAATACTGCTCAAAGAGTatactgagagagaaagagaggcactGCAG GTATTGTCATTAGAAGTAGAGGCCTCTCTTGAAGACATAACCCACAGCTATAGGGAGCTGGCCAAGACATGGCATCCGGACCACAACCCCAGCAAGGATGCTGAAGCGATGTTTCTGAAGATCAATGAGGCTTATGAGGTCCTTCTGCGACGGCACAGACCTCATCGATTCAAATAG
- the ikzf4 gene encoding zinc finger protein Eos isoform X2, whose protein sequence is MNADDCNGRSYAQGNGGESSTEQDFYGGLQGPSARSPNSQQSSPHRSLSANSIKVELCSDDESPGAPQPENREAVRDDSTRDDRGDPMEEGSAEYAGAGRDRGSVYNEMASPNAASPGPIRLPNGKLQCEVCGMICIGPNVLMVHKRSHTGERPFQCNQCGASFTQKGNLLRHIKLHSGEKPFKCPVCNYACRRRDALAGHLRTHAASSPTVGKPFKCSYCSRSYKQQSTLDEHLERCHSYLKSLDHQTTVNAQTAQGEESVNMETVTKPVLQPSSEKIQFVDRLAISITTKRKRSTPQKFLGEKHMSLDLPEAPYELSSGSEKDGDLMSSQPAGDSAGLAGSHFQRSRAKGENHEPPALSQLHPAFLSELRTVMGSIKSNVTPQGPRAHGGGGLAAVSLGLAGREAGEGRDDQRSAHSHTTSPNGCPDSTDTESTAEEQSTRATAPTSTSNNHHLHYQTPALPRSHPTSSPSQAKDSDPEWERACPVPPMIAKRSPVSPLSSMETVQVLDRDSRPVRSFHCRHCRILFLDHVMFTIHMGCHGFHQPFECNICGHRSQDRYEFSSHISRGEHQVG, encoded by the exons ATGAATGCTGATGACTGCAATGGACGCTCATATGCACAAG GTAATGGAGGAGAGTCATCAACCGAACAGGATTTTTATGGCGGGTTGCAGGGCCCTTCGGCGAGATCTCCAAACAGTCAGCAGTCGTCACCACACCGCTCCCTTAGTG CAAACTCCATCAAGGTTGAGCTGTGCAGCGATGATGAGTCACCAGGTGCTCCACAGCCAGAGAACAGAGAGGCTGTGAGGGACGATAGCACGAGGGATGACAGAGGGGACCCCATGGAAGAAGGGAGTGCAGAGTACGCTGGGGCtggaagagacagagggagcgTTTACAATGAGATGGCCAGTCCAAATGCTGCTTCACCAGGACCTATCCGGCTGCCCAATGGGAAGCTCCAGTGTGAAGTGTGTGGGATGATCTGCATTGGACCCAACGTGCTAATGGTGCACAAGCGTAGCCACACAG GTGAGAGGCCGTTCCAGTGTAATCAGTGTGGAGCTTCCTTCACCCAGAAGGGGAACTTGTTGCGCCACATCAAGTTGCATTCGGGAGAGAAGCCTTTCAAATGTCCTGTTTGCAACTATGCTTGTCGCCGGAGAGATGCCTTGGCTGGACATTTACGCACACATGCAG CTTCTTCTCCAACGGTGGGAAAGCCGTTCAAGTGTAGCTACTGTAGTCGCAGCTACAAACAACAAAGCACACTCGACGAGCATCTAGAGCGCTGCCATAGTTACCTGAAGAGTCTGGACCACCAGACAACAGTCAACGCACAGACGGCACAGG GTGAAGAGTCAGTAAATATGGAGACAGTTACTAAACCTGTGCTGCAGCCATCCAGTGAAAAAATCCAGTTTGTGGATAGACTGGCTATCAGCATCACCACCAAACGCAAGAGGTCAACGCCACAGAAGTTTCTgg gTGAAAAGCACATGAGCCTCGACCTACCTGAAGCACCTTATGAATTGTCCTCTGGCTCTGAGAAGGACGGGGACCTCATGAGCTCTCAGCCTGCTGGAGACTCTGCTGGTTTGGCCGGTTCACATTTCCAACGCAGCAGGGCTAAAGGGGAGAACCATGAGCCACCTGCACTGTCTCAGCTCCATCCTGCCTTCCTGTCGGAGCTACGCACGGTTATGGGCTCCATCAAAAGCAACGTGACTCCTCAGGGCCCCCGAGCCCATGGTGGAGGTGGGCTGGCAGCGGTGTCTCTTGGCCTGGCTGGGCGGGAGGCAGGTGAAGGCCGCGATGACCAGCGCTCAGCCCATAGCCACACCACCTCACCCAATGGCTGCCCTGACTctacagacacagagagcacaGCAGAAGAGCAGAGCACAAGGGCTACAGCCCCGACAAGTACCTCCAACAACCACCACCTCCACTATCAAACCCCAGCACTGCCCCGCAGCCATCCCACTTCCAGCCCCAGCCAGGCCAAAGACTCGGACCCAGAGTGGGAGAGAGCGTGTCCTGTACCCCCCATGATCGCAAAGAGGAGCCCTGTCTCGCCCCTTTCTTCCATGGAGACTGTGCAGGTGTTAGACAGGGACAGCCGGCCTGTGCGCAGCTTCCACTGCCGGCACTGTCGTATCCTCTTCCTGGACCATGTCATGTTCACCATCCACATGGGTTGCCACGGCTTTCACCAACCCTTCGAGTGCAACATCTGTGGCCACCGCAGCCAGGACCGCTACGAGTTCTCGTCTCACATCAGCCGTGGAGAGCATCAGGTGGGCTGA